Proteins encoded together in one Telopea speciosissima isolate NSW1024214 ecotype Mountain lineage chromosome 4, Tspe_v1, whole genome shotgun sequence window:
- the LOC122657686 gene encoding eukaryotic translation initiation factor 2 subunit beta-like, translated as MTDETPVDVKDEVAELAPFDPTKKKKKKKVVIQDPVDDAVDKLAEKTENLSVTDGLENTFAGLKKKKKKPVETETLNDENGDAGEDLNDHVDEDEEGEGIVLGQRYPWEGSDRDYEYEELLGRVFNILRENNPELAGDRRRTVMRPPQVLREGTKKTVFVNFMDLCKTMHRQPEHVMNFLLAEMGTSGSLDGQQRLVVKGRFAPKNFEGILRRYVNEYVICNGCKSPDTILSKENRLFFLRCEQCGSGRSVAPIKAGFVARVGRRKAGT; from the exons ATGACAGACGAAACTCCTGTTGACGTGAAGGATGAAGTGGCAGAA CTTGCCCCATTCGATcctacaaaaaagaagaagaagaagaaggttgttaTTCAAGATCCTGTGGATGATGCTGTGGATAAGTTGGCtgagaaaacagaaaatttgTCAG TGACTGACGGACTTGAAAATACTTTTGCTggtttgaagaaaaagaagaagaaacct GTAGAAACTGAAACATTGAATGATGAAAATGGGGATGCAGGAGAAGATCTGAATG ACCAtgttgatgaggatgaagaaggagaagggattGTACTTGGACAACGATATCCTTGGGAGGGAAGTGACCGAGATTATGAATATGAAGAG CTTTTAGGCAGGGTGTTCAACATCTTGCGTGAGAATAATCCTGAGCTTGCAGGAGATAGACGTAGAACGGTGATGAGGCCACCTCAAGTACTCCGTGAAGGCACAAAAAAGACTGTCTTTGTGAACTTTATGGATCTATGCAAGAC GATGCATAGGCAGCCAGAGCATGTCATGAATTTTCTATTGGCTGAAATGGGAACTAGTGGATCTCTTGATGGGCAACAAAGATTGGTTGTTAAGGGAAGATTTGCTCCCAAGAATTTTGAAGGGATTCTGCGAAGATATGTCA ATGAATATGTCATATGCAATGGCTGCAAAAGTCCGGACACAATTCTTTCAAAAGAGAACCGTTTATTCTTTCTCAGATGTGAGCAG TGTGGTTCAGGACGGTCCGTTGCTCCAATCAAGGCTGGTTTTGTTGCGCGTGTCGGACGTAGGAAGGCTGGGACATGA